The Brachyhypopomus gauderio isolate BG-103 chromosome 2, BGAUD_0.2, whole genome shotgun sequence genome contains a region encoding:
- the LOC143487880 gene encoding somatostatin receptor type 2-like: protein MEPWLFASSPPNLSEPLMYESFMLNNDSDEISKNDTNHFTKTGTVVITFIYFVVCAVGLSGNTLVIYVILRYAKMKTVTNIYILNLAVADVLFMMSLPFIAMQLALVHWPFGAPLCRVVMTVDSLNQFTSIFCLMVMSIDRYLAVVHPIKSTKWRKPRVAKTINLAVWGISFLVNMPIVIYSGLITMSDGCFCTIVWPEPQEAYYTAFMFYTFFLGFFLPLMVICLCYLLIIVKVKSSGIRVGSSKRKRSEKKVTRMVSIVVAVFVFCWLPFYVFNVTSVTGTIRSTPILRSTFAFVVVLGYANSCANPILYAFLSENFKKSFQNVLCLKKVGGLDEIERSDSRQDKSRMMNDPTETQSTLLNGDLQTSI, encoded by the coding sequence ATGGAGCCGTGGCTTTTTGCATCGTCTCCCCCAAACCTGTCCGAGCCCCTTATGTATGAAAGTTTTATGCTGAACAATGACTCGGATGAGATATCGAAGAACGACACGAATCACTTCACCAAGACCGGCACAGTGGTCATCACCTTCATCTACTTTGTGGTGTGCGCTGTGGGGCTCAGCGGAAACACTCTGGTTATCTACGTTATCTTGCGCTATGCCAAGATGAAGACCGTCACGAACATCTACATCCTCAATCTGGCCGTAGCAGACGTTCTCTTCATGATGAGCCTCCCTTTCATTGCCATGCAGCTGGCACTGGTCCACTGGCCCTTTGGCGCTCCGCTGTGTCGTGTGGTCATGACCGTCGACTCCCTCAACCAGTTCACCAGCATCTTCTGCCTAATGGTGATGAGCATTGACCGGTATTTGGCTGTGGTGCATCCCATCAAGTCCACCAAGTGGAGGAAGCCACGGGTCGCCAAGACCATCAACCTGGCAGTGTGGGGGATCTCCTTTCTGGTCAACATGCCCATTGTCATCTACAGCGGATTGATCACCATGTCAGACGGCTGCTTCTGCACCATCGTCTGGCCCGAACCACAGGAGGCCTACTACACCGCCTTCATGTTCTATACCTTCTTCCTGGGTTTCTTCCTGCCGCTGATGGTCATTTGCCTGTGCTATCTGCTCATCATCGTCAAGGTGAAGTCTTCAGGGATTCGGGTGGGCTCTTCCAAGAGGAAGCGCTCGGAGAAGAAGGTGACGCGCATGGTGTCCATCGTGGTGGCCGTCTTCGTGTTCTGCTGGCTGCCGTTTTACGTCTTCAACGTGACCTCCGTGACGGGCACCATCAGGAGCACACCTATCCTGAGAAGCACCTTCGCCTTCGTGGTCGTGCTGGGCTACGCCAACAGCTGCGCGAACCCCATACTGTATGCTTTCTTGTCGGAGAACTTTAAGAAGAGCTTCCAGAATGTTCTGTGCCTGAAAAAGGTAGGTGGCCTGGATGAGATTGAACGCAGTGACAGCAGACAGGACAAGTCCCGCATGATGAACGATCCCACCGAGACTCAGAGCACACTGCTGAATGGGGACCTGCAGACCAGTATTTGA